The region CCAGCAGGCAGTGCTACTTTGCTTCATGCAGGGCTGATCCGTTCCCCACAGTACTGCTTACCATTCAAAATGCAAGTGTTATCTGGGTTATTTTGAAACTTCTGGAACAGCTATCCCCACTTTGGCAGCTTTTCCTAGGATGTTCTCAAGTCAAGCTTTTGccatcttcattttcctttctacaATTTAAGGAAAGGGTGCTATATAGGATCCCTCCTTTAGAAATGATCAAAGACACTGGCAATCTAAGGCAATTCCATTTTCAAGGCCCAAAATGAGATATCTCctgagagaataaataaataaataaataaatataaataattccatagacagaggagcctggcaggttacagtccatgaggttgcaaagattcagacatgactgagtgactaacacactttggCCTTTCTCGATGGCTaaagtggataaagaatccatcagcaatgcaggaaatactggaagagggttcgatccctgggtccaaaagatcccctagaggaggaaatggtgacccattccaatattcttgcctgaataatcccatgcacagaggagcatggcgggctacagtccaaagggtcatgAAGAGTTCACAATTGAGCAGGCACAACTAtcataggtgtgtgtgtgctgcacagcatgtgagatcttagttcttcaaccaggatcaaacctgagacGCCTGCATTGgatgcatggagtcttaactgctggactgtcagggaagtcccgaggATATTTTTAATAGGCCTTttcttaacatattttttaaaactcaaattaaGAGATAGTAGAGTTCTCCAAAGCACTAAGGGCAGGAGTCTAGGCCCTGGAATATTTGGGCCATGGAAGCCATTCATAATCTAAGATCTACAAGCAGTCAGCAAGTGTTAGCTGCACTTCCACGAGGGCAGGGACCAGGTTCTCCTTGGTCATTGCTGCTATCCCAGTGACTAGCCCAGGACACAGGCTTCTTCGTGGTTGCAAAATACAACCCCGACTCTTTCCTTTGGTCTACAAGGCCTGTGGGATTCACATTTACCCACCCTTTCAATTTCATCTAGTGTCACTCTCTCCACAGTGACCTCTCTCCCATTCTCCAAAGACCCCAAGctctttcttccctccaggcCTTTGTCCCTGCTATTTGCTTGGCCTGCATATTCTTAAAAACCCTAAAAAGGACATGACAGCTCCATGATGAGCCCTTCTCAAACTTCGGGTCATAGCTATAATGTCCCTTCTTCTGAGAAGCCCCTCCTGACCACTCTGCTACTGTTCCTGTTGCCCTCTCACAGGAGCAGGAAAGCCCCTTGAGTTTATCCAtcctgttcactgctgtatcctgattatttagcacagtgtctgacatCTAACAGGCACCctttatttaatgaatgaatcaCAGAACATTGACATTGTATGTTCATGAATGAACGCTGGAAGCGGGATCAGCTACAGGGCAGAAGACTATCCCTGTTCAGTCATCTTCCTTGAGAAACTTTTCTTATGTGGTCTTGGCTTTGTCAGCTGACAGAATGAGGTCAGCGACCTTTCCACcctaactcttgcctggaagatcccatgggtagaggagctggaggctgctgtccatggggtcgctaagagttggacacgactgagcgacttcactttcactcttcacgttcatgcattggagagggacatggcaacccaccccagtgttcttgcctggagaatcccagggacggaggagcctggtgggctaccgtctatggggtcgcacagagttggacacgactgaagtgacttagcagcagcagcggtactGAAATAAATACTGGATATATGTTCTTTGCATAAAAGGAGCTCATGTATATATAgctcattttttagttttttatttttttcatgcaaagatggactatCCAGTGGAGGGATTCTTTTTCTTAGAGTCCAAAACTTTGCCATTTTAATGGTGGCTAATACCTCCAACAGACACCCAACAAGgtcaaagggaaggagagaaattcAAACCAACTCATACAATTAAAAGGTTAAAGTTTCTAGGCCTGCTCTGATGTGGCAGTCGCTagctacatgtggctatttaaataaaaataattcagtccctcagttgcacTTGCTGCATGTAGTTAGTGTACTGGACAGAAcacatatagaacatttccaccatcacagaaagttctgttggacagTACTGTTCTGGATTATCTGTGGACTGAATAATTCATGCTAGTTCTGTTCTCCATTAGCAAAGATACTGCTAACTCTAAATACTGTCAGAAGCAGTCTGGTATATTGAAGAGATCATAAATCCTGACTTTCCTCCTTATTAATTGTGTGACCTCGGCTAAGCAGGAGCTCATTGAGCTTTagttctcctctgtaaaataaaaataacgtTTACACTTATAGTGTGCAGGGTTTATGTCCCTGGGATAGAGCAGGGGCGTTGAGCCTCTTGGGATGAAAGAGACTGTTACAAGCATAAGAACATAAGCAATGGAACCCTAGCATAACATGTGGGACCAGATAAACAACTATACAAATAATGAAACAATGTCCTCCATGGCATAAccacaaataaacaaaccaaccaaaaaaaaaccaagatgCAGTAAACGAGGATACTAGTCCTTCCCTCCCATCAGCATTAAAAAGGGCTCTCGATTTACCTAACGCTGCCATCAGGGCGTGCAGGACACTGACAAAAGTTGCAGCTTTCTTATCATAAAATTGGTCCAGGGTGGTCAAGACATCTTGAACCACGTCTGCCACCAAAGGAAGCAGGCTTGCATCCGAGTTCTGTAGCATGACTTCCAGGACCTTCGGGGTGTGGGGGTGTAGAGAGAGATGACGCAGGTTTAAAGAGATCCCGTTCACCAAATAGTCGGAATTCTCATTGATCAGGTGCTGCAGGGAGTCGTAGCCACAAGCCTGGCAGATGTCCGTCATGGTGCTGATGGCCGCCTGACTGATGAGCAGGGTTTGGTCCCCAGCCTTCTCCAGTACTGGATAGAGGGCTGACATCAAGAGCAAACGGAAGTCCTTCCCTAGTGCGTGTGCAAAGTGGCCGATCCCTTCCAACTGGATGCATATCTGCCAGATGTTGCTGTTCATGGAGCAGACCGTGGGACTCGGCTTTGAGAATGCAGGGAAAGAGGTAGGCGGGCAGGTGTGTGCACCAGAAGCGAGGGCCTGAAGGCCTGTCCACCCCACCATCAGCTCCTCTCCCGTGTCTTCAGCTTCCACACAAGTGACCAAATACCAGTTTTCTTGGCTTGTGTATACTTCAAGTATGGAGGTCACAATCTCCCTCAGCTCCTCTGGGTCGGCTGGAGTGTGTTTTTCATGGAGAttctccacccccagcccagcagcTCCCACGACCAGCTCATTCAGGATCATGGCGGCCTGCTTCCGGTATACCACGGACTCATGGTACAGTTCCATAAAGTGATCCACAAGCAAGTAGAGGTTCCCATAGAAACCAAGCAGCTGACACACCTGCCTCAAGAGCAGAAAAACCCTCTCGTCGGTGAAGAAGCGGAAATATCTCCTCTGCATCTGAGCCCAGGGCCTCGCGGTTGGAGTCTCTGGAGAAGCGCTCAGATGTTCGGAGTTCCAGCGCCGCTCTTCAACAATTTTGACGTCGGCCACGTCTAACTCCAGGACTTGGATAAGTGCTTTGGAAAGGCGCTGGAGGTGGGCCACAGAGTTGAGGACGAAGTCCACTTTGGGGCCCAAGAGTTTCAGGTACCCGAGTAACAGGGAGAGAGTGGAGAATCGGCCCTGGTCATCTTGGGAGCTCATCAGGCGGGGAAGGGACGTGGCCAGGGAGTGCAGATTTTCTGACAGGACGTCAGCGAAGGCTCTGCTGCCCACCACCACCTTCTCATCTGCAAAACGCCTCAGGGCTTTATCGCACTGGGCTTGGACATCAGGACTCTCATCGTTTACCAGACTCACCAGGGCCTTCAGAAGGGGACCAGCTGACTCGATCAGTGACCGACTACACTTTAACAGAAGGGCCTCGACAAAGTCTATCAGCTCCAGCCTGACCTTCCAGTGTGGGTGGACTGAAATGCACTCTGTTATCTTTTTAATAAGGATGGTCAACTTGTCACCAGTACTTTTTACCCAGCTAGCCTCCCTGTGAACCATCAGCTCTGCTACTCTGCGCTCCACGGCAGGCTTCGCCCGGACCTCTGAGACCTTTCCGAGCTGGTCATCGGCCATAATGAAACTCACTGTCTTGTAAAAGACCTTGAGGGAAGACACGACGATGCTGTGCCCCTGTTTGAAGTCTCCTGTGATGACTCTGGTGAGGGTAGTGGAGAGTCCAGGTAAAAAGGAAGCAAACAAATCCCCTAGCTGCTTCTGCTGGAGGGCATCCAAGGAGCGGGGATGGTCCTGACAGTCACACTGAAAGAGCAGAACCTGCAGACATGTTAAGGCAGCCATTTTAATTTCCTTGGATTTCTCCTGTTCTGCGAGGCCCaacagcaaagatacagcaaatCCTAAGCGAGGCAGAATGGAGGGCTCATAAAAAGTCAGAAGGATGTCCCCATAAGCTGAGTGCATCAACGTGCCGAGGCCCCGGATCACAGCCAGTTTCAGCTCCTCGGACACAGCCGCGGGTTTCTGAGAGCTGGGCGAATACAGGCAGGCAGAGAGCTCCgagaagagctcctggaggagcTCTTGTTCCTTGACGCATGTTGAAGAGAGGACAAAGGTGACGCACTCCACCACGCTCTGGATCAAGCGCTCTCTTTTGGGGCCTGGGGTCTTCAGGGTAAATCGCAAAGGGAAGAGGATGTACTGCTGAAGTTCCTGAAGGGCAGAGTCACTCACGGCTTGTAACTGGGCCTGCAGACGCTCCACATTCTCCACCGTCTGCGTCTTGGTGAGCTGAACGCAGACCGGACGCAAGACACCGAAGGCCTCCTCCGGGGTATCAAACACTGCCATTGTGCAACAGCCTTCCTCTCATTGAGGAAACATCCTGCAGGCTGGAAGGAAGGAGACTTTTCAGTACAGAAGGCCACGCTCAGAGCAAATACAAAGTGAACTCGCACTCATCACTCAACAGACGTTCAGCAGGGGCCTACGTGCCAGTCACTGCACGAGGTGCTGGGGgagcaacagaatggaaaagagccGGTTCCTGGTCTTCAGGAGCTCCCAGTCCAGTGAGGGAAGCAGATATATAGTGACAACACGGTCTATGAAGAATTAGGAGAGACCAGTGCTTACTGTCCTACATGAGCCTGGAAGACCTACATGTCTTACACTCAGACAGACAGCCTGGGTTTCACAGGAGGAAAACGCTGAGGCAAGACTCAAGGGAGGAGTGAACAGAAACCTCAGTGAATTTCAACATATGCAGAGGCCCATGAAACACTACCCAAAATAAGATACAGAATTATTTCCAGCACACTGAACGGCTCCCTCATTCCCTTTCGCAATCAATTCCCACTTCCCCTACCCGCTGGTTACTTACCCAGAGGTAACCATTACTCTGACTTCTACCAGCATGGACTAGTTACGCCTGTTCTTATCATAGACAGGTTCTAAGCAGAAGGTGATTGGATCAACtttactcactgaaaaagactcccTGGCAGCTAGTAATACAGGAGAAGACTCAGAACTGGGTGGGACTGAAAGCGACACAAAATGAAAGGGAGCGGCtggagagatgggaaaaccaggaGCCCACACGATCACAGAGACCACGGGAGAAGAGAGGTTGGGGCAGGATGGAGAGGTGGAcggcaggcaggcagggaaagGAGACAGGTTTATAGGTAATCAAACGAGCTCAGCAACTTTACGCAAGAGAAGCTCTTTTTCTCTATGAGGGGAAATGCAAAGTCATGGGCTGACAGTGAACAAGAAGGAGGGGAAACAGAGGGCTTGAGGAGAGAAATAAAAGTCTCCAATATTCCCTCTGGGGAAAGCAAAGCATGCTGGGAAGACATAAAAGTCTGGTCCCAGGGTACTGAGGATTGAGCTGAAGCTGGAGACCATAAATACATGTGGCTGTAAAAGGCAGGCACTGGATGGAGGCTTAGAGATCACCTGGCCTGGTGGTGTGTCTCTCTATTTGCTGGGGGCTTCTGAACAGATGATGACAAGAAAGTGTCtgctggcacttccctggtggtctagtggctaagactccatgctcctaatgcaggggacccaggatcgatccccagtcagggaattagattccgcatgctgcaaataaaaatcctgcatgccataactaagacccaaggcagccaaacaaataattttttattttttaataaaagtgtcTGTTGCTTCTCCCTGTCCCAATACAGCTGGCAGGCAAGTGGTGCCTGGTAGGTATGGGCAAAACCTGCTCAGCCCAGAGAGAGACAGCTGGTCCTGGATTTCTCCCCTGGGGTCAGGAGGGGGCTCTGGGGCAACGATTAGGTTCTCATATCCCGTATAGAGTTTGGTCCCCAGAGTTCTACGAGAGGAAGGGCACCGCTGGTCTGTGAGGTTCCTAGTCTCTGTGACCTCCAAGAagccagggaagggaagaagCTCAAATCTTCTCTTATTCAGGCTAGCAAAATGCCAGGTATGGATGCCAGAAAGCTAAGTCAAAGACTACCGATGCTCCATCAGCACCAGCTCACACACCGGTGATCTGGAGGTACTAGTAACTGTAACAACAGAATGAAAGAAGTAACCACTTAATGGGACACAGACGTCAGGAGTAGGAAAGGCAGACAGAGCAGCCCTGAGGTGGTGAACCTTAGAGTAACAGAACAACTAAAGGAGATACAAggtttcccggtggctcagcagtaagcaATCCGCTTGCAAATGTagaaaacacaggttcaatcccctggcTGGGAAGAcccactgaagaagaaaaatggcaacccactccagtattgttggttgggaaatcctatggacagaggagcctggtgggctacagtccatggggtcacaaagagtcagacaggacttagcgtgacccaaacaacaacaaaaggagatagataaaaatcagaaaaacagtAATAAGGAAATTCAACTACAAGACAAAAAGATAtctcttagaattttaaaaacatgtctttCCATACCAAAAACActcaactgattaaaaaaaatttttttaaagacagttaaTCGCTGTGATCCTATTAGTGGTTGGCAAGATCAAGTAGAGCTATCTTAAAACTGAGCATaaaaacaaagagacaaaaaacGT is a window of Budorcas taxicolor isolate Tak-1 chromosome 13, Takin1.1, whole genome shotgun sequence DNA encoding:
- the TTI1 gene encoding TELO2-interacting protein 1 homolog isoform X1, with the translated sequence MAVFDTPEEAFGVLRPVCVQLTKTQTVENVERLQAQLQAVSDSALQELQQYILFPLRFTLKTPGPKRERLIQSVVECVTFVLSSTCVKEQELLQELFSELSACLYSPSSQKPAAVSEELKLAVIRGLGTLMHSAYGDILLTFYEPSILPRLGFAVSLLLGLAEQEKSKEIKMAALTCLQVLLFQCDCQDHPRSLDALQQKQLGDLFASFLPGLSTTLTRVITGDFKQGHSIVVSSLKVFYKTVSFIMADDQLGKVSEVRAKPAVERRVAELMVHREASWVKSTGDKLTILIKKITECISVHPHWKVRLELIDFVEALLLKCSRSLIESAGPLLKALVSLVNDESPDVQAQCDKALRRFADEKVVVGSRAFADVLSENLHSLATSLPRLMSSQDDQGRFSTLSLLLGYLKLLGPKVDFVLNSVAHLQRLSKALIQVLELDVADVKIVEERRWNSEHLSASPETPTARPWAQMQRRYFRFFTDERVFLLLRQVCQLLGFYGNLYLLVDHFMELYHESVVYRKQAAMILNELVVGAAGLGVENLHEKHTPADPEELREIVTSILEVYTSQENWYLVTCVEAEDTGEELMVGWTGLQALASGAHTCPPTSFPAFSKPSPTVCSMNSNIWQICIQLEGIGHFAHALGKDFRLLLMSALYPVLEKAGDQTLLISQAAISTMTDICQACGYDSLQHLINENSDYLVNGISLNLRHLSLHPHTPKVLEVMLQNSDASLLPLVADVVQDVLTTLDQFYDKKAATFVSVLHALMAALVQWFPDTGHLGQLQEQSVGEEGSPLSQRSASLEKGLENPTTAEDIEQFVLNYLKEKDVAAGNVSDLDNEDEEQSDPPEVEGNDTGPHVEPQLPVQIQIATDVMERCIHLMSDKSLKIRLKVLDVLDLCVVVLQSHKNQLLPLAHRAWPSLVHRLTNDDPLAVLRAFKVLRTLGGKCGDFLRSRFCKDVLPKLAGSLVSQAPISARAGPVYSHTLAFRLQLAVLQGLGPLCERLDLGEGDLNKVADACLIYLSAKQPVKLQEAARSVFLHLMKVDPDSTWFLLNELYCPEEFTPPHPSLHPVQLRGATRQQNPYSANVLQLLPELQ
- the TTI1 gene encoding TELO2-interacting protein 1 homolog isoform X2 — protein: MAVFDTPEEAFGVLRPVCVQLTKTQTVENVERLQAQLQAVSDSALQELQQYILFPLRFTLKTPGPKRERLIQSVVECVTFVLSSTCVKEQELLQELFSELSACLYSPSSQKPAAVSEELKLAVIRGLGTLMHSAYGDILLTFYEPSILPRLGFAVSLLLGLAEQEKSKEIKMAALTCLQVLLFQCDCQDHPRSLDALQQKQLGDLFASFLPGLSTTLTRVITGDFKQGHSIVVSSLKVFYKTVSFIMADDQLGKVSEVRAKPAVERRVAELMVHREASWVKSTGDKLTILIKKITECISVHPHWKVRLELIDFVEALLLKCSRSLIESAGPLLKALVSLVNDESPDVQAQCDKALRRFADEKVVVGSRAFADVLSENLHSLATSLPRLMSSQDDQGRFSTLSLLLGYLKLLGPKVDFVLNSVAHLQRLSKALIQVLELDVADVKIVEERRWNSEHLSASPETPTARPWAQMQRRYFRFFTDERVFLLLRQVCQLLGFYGNLYLLVDHFMELYHESVVYRKQAAMILNELVVGAAGLGVENLHEKHTPADPEELREIVTSILEVYTSQENWYLVTCVEAEDTGEELMVGWTGLQALASGAHTCPPTSFPAFSKPSPTVCSMNSNIWQICIQLEGIGHFAHALGKDFRLLLMSALYPVLEKAGDQTLLISQAAISTMTDICQACGYDSLQHLINENSDYLVNGISLNLRHLSLHPHTPKVLEVMLQNSDASLLPLVADVVQDVLTTLDQFYDKKAATFVSVLHALMAALEEQSDPPEVEGNDTGPHVEPQLPVQIQIATDVMERCIHLMSDKSLKIRLKVLDVLDLCVVVLQSHKNQLLPLAHRAWPSLVHRLTNDDPLAVLRAFKVLRTLGGKCGDFLRSRFCKDVLPKLAGSLVSQAPISARAGPVYSHTLAFRLQLAVLQGLGPLCERLDLGEGDLNKVADACLIYLSAKQPVKLQEAARSVFLHLMKVDPDSTWFLLNELYCPEEFTPPHPSLHPVQLRGATRQQNPYSANVLQLLPELQ